One genomic window of Actinoplanes lobatus includes the following:
- a CDS encoding carbohydrate ABC transporter permease — MTTVLERPRTRVKTRSKPVRRYGERPSIAYLFLSPWVVGAVFLTAGPMVWLLYLSFTDYDLFTAPRWVGLDNYVRMLTVDPHFWNAVWATTKFVVISVPAQLIAALGVAMLINRRSRAQGFYRSAFYAPSLLGASVSVALVWRVIFHDWIGHPDRALLALVLLAVWQFGAPMVIFLAGLQQIPQEYYDAAAVDGAGPWRTFLRITVPMLSPVIFFNLVLDTIRAFQVFTGAYVVSNGTGGPSDSTLFYTLYLYEKGFVEFKMGYASAMSWFLLLVIALITALLFRTAKGWVFYSGDES, encoded by the coding sequence ATGACCACCGTGCTCGAGCGACCACGCACCAGGGTCAAGACCAGATCAAAACCTGTGCGACGGTACGGGGAAAGGCCGTCGATCGCCTACCTGTTCCTCTCGCCGTGGGTCGTCGGGGCGGTGTTCCTGACCGCCGGCCCGATGGTGTGGCTGCTCTACCTGTCGTTCACCGACTACGACCTGTTCACCGCCCCGCGGTGGGTGGGCCTGGACAACTACGTCCGGATGCTCACGGTCGACCCGCACTTCTGGAACGCGGTCTGGGCCACCACCAAGTTCGTGGTCATCTCGGTGCCCGCCCAGCTGATCGCCGCCCTCGGTGTGGCCATGCTGATCAACCGCCGGAGCCGGGCGCAGGGCTTCTACCGGTCGGCCTTCTACGCCCCGTCACTGCTCGGCGCGAGCGTGAGCGTGGCCCTGGTCTGGCGGGTGATCTTCCACGACTGGATCGGCCATCCGGACCGGGCCCTGCTCGCGCTGGTCCTGCTCGCGGTGTGGCAGTTCGGCGCCCCGATGGTGATCTTCCTGGCCGGGTTGCAGCAGATCCCGCAGGAGTACTACGACGCCGCCGCGGTGGACGGCGCCGGCCCGTGGCGGACCTTCCTGAGGATCACCGTGCCGATGCTGTCGCCGGTCATCTTCTTCAACCTGGTGCTCGACACGATCCGCGCCTTCCAGGTGTTCACTGGCGCCTACGTGGTCAGCAACGGCACCGGCGGTCCCAGCGACTCGACCCTGTTCTACACGCTCTACCTCTACGAGAAGGGGTTCGTGGAGTTCAAGATGGGCTACGCCTCGGCCATGTCCTGGTTCCTGCTCCTGGTCATCGCCCTGATCACGGCGCTGCTCTTCCGTACCGCCAAGGGTTGGGTCTTCTACAGCGGGGACGAGTCGTGA
- a CDS encoding ABC transporter substrate-binding protein, with amino-acid sequence MSVSRRALLRGGIAGLTLAGLGGCGDDGGSGGKKTLRFAWWGSEERAKLTQQVVDLYVSKHPDVEIKTTYAAYDPYFQKLATEMSGGNAPDVLQMGDRYLREYADRNTLLDLTPHLGSKIQTADLEQKLFPAGNLGAQTFGLPMGQTTHVLQYDAKRWEEAGAKLPADGWTWTDLKDAASKVSAKFGPKVSGLSDPFGIEDWFGDWLRQQGKDLYTADGKLGYTEAEIVAWWKLGEEFRAAKALTPPEVTANTTLTPFPRKESTAEFCPDSTVGMTSWDTYGSEFALSHFPTAGNGIGQFTQPPMMLSVAKRTENQDAALAFVDFFLNDPEAGAILGMARGLPANLKIRETLASTLTDEWKAVAAYEAKVSPQLLPAPPPPPKGAGVVKTQFQRIYDDVMHGKAKPEEAAPRLMSEIQQALGA; translated from the coding sequence ATGTCGGTCAGCAGGCGCGCACTCCTGCGCGGCGGTATCGCCGGACTAACCCTGGCCGGGCTCGGCGGATGCGGCGACGACGGCGGGAGCGGCGGGAAGAAGACGCTGCGGTTCGCCTGGTGGGGCAGCGAGGAGCGGGCCAAGCTCACCCAGCAGGTCGTCGACCTGTACGTGAGCAAGCACCCGGACGTCGAGATCAAGACGACGTACGCCGCCTACGACCCGTACTTCCAGAAGCTGGCCACCGAGATGAGCGGCGGCAACGCCCCGGACGTGCTCCAGATGGGCGACCGCTACCTGCGCGAGTACGCCGACCGCAACACCCTGCTCGACCTCACCCCGCACCTGGGCAGCAAGATCCAGACCGCGGATCTGGAGCAGAAGCTGTTCCCGGCCGGCAACCTCGGCGCCCAGACGTTCGGCCTGCCGATGGGCCAGACCACCCACGTGCTCCAGTACGACGCCAAGCGCTGGGAGGAGGCCGGGGCGAAACTGCCGGCCGACGGCTGGACCTGGACCGACCTGAAGGACGCCGCGTCCAAGGTGTCCGCGAAGTTCGGCCCGAAGGTGAGCGGCCTGAGCGACCCGTTCGGCATCGAGGACTGGTTCGGCGACTGGCTGCGCCAGCAGGGCAAGGATCTCTACACCGCGGACGGCAAGCTCGGCTACACCGAGGCCGAGATCGTCGCCTGGTGGAAGCTGGGCGAGGAGTTCCGCGCCGCCAAGGCCCTGACCCCGCCGGAGGTCACCGCCAACACCACGCTCACCCCGTTCCCGCGCAAGGAGTCGACCGCCGAGTTCTGCCCGGACAGCACGGTCGGCATGACCTCCTGGGACACCTACGGCAGCGAGTTCGCCCTCTCGCACTTCCCGACCGCGGGCAACGGCATCGGCCAGTTCACCCAGCCGCCGATGATGCTCAGCGTCGCGAAGCGCACCGAGAACCAGGACGCCGCGCTCGCGTTCGTCGACTTCTTCCTCAACGACCCGGAGGCCGGCGCCATCCTCGGCATGGCCCGCGGCCTGCCCGCCAACCTCAAGATCCGCGAGACGCTGGCGTCGACGCTGACCGACGAGTGGAAGGCCGTCGCCGCCTACGAGGCGAAGGTGTCGCCGCAGCTCCTGCCGGCTCCCCCGCCGCCGCCGAAGGGCGCCGGCGTGGTGAAGACCCAGTTCCAGCGGATCTACGACGACGTCATGCACGGCAAGGCCAAGCCGGAGGAGGCCGCGCCGCGCCTGATGAGCGAGATCCAGCAGGCCCTGGGCGCATGA